A DNA window from Streptomyces sp. CA-278952 contains the following coding sequences:
- a CDS encoding ABC transporter permease, which yields MAGRAKLTFVESKLFLRDPTAVFFVIALPVMLLAIFDIITGSSDDDAATKESMAAFVPAMAMSMCITMLALNVLPTTLATYREKQILRRMAASPVHPSNLLFAQLLINMVTAVIAAILVLAVGQTVFDTRLPDSAPAFILAFFLGTWALFSVGLCVAAMAPGSKAATAIGLSLLFPSLFFGGALVPKEDLPETVGTIGDYTPLGAALEALRNAWDGDMPSVTQLLVLVITALVASTVAAKFFRWE from the coding sequence ATGGCAGGGCGAGCCAAACTCACCTTTGTTGAAAGCAAGTTGTTCCTCCGCGACCCAACCGCGGTGTTCTTCGTGATCGCGTTGCCGGTCATGCTGCTCGCGATCTTCGACATCATCACCGGCAGTTCCGACGACGATGCCGCGACGAAGGAGTCGATGGCTGCGTTCGTCCCGGCCATGGCGATGTCGATGTGCATCACGATGCTCGCGCTGAACGTGCTGCCGACGACGCTGGCCACGTACCGCGAGAAGCAGATCCTGCGGCGGATGGCCGCCTCCCCGGTGCACCCGTCGAACCTGCTGTTCGCGCAGCTGCTGATCAACATGGTCACCGCCGTCATCGCCGCGATCCTGGTGCTGGCCGTCGGGCAGACCGTCTTCGACACCCGGCTGCCGGACAGCGCCCCGGCGTTCATCCTGGCCTTCTTCCTCGGCACCTGGGCGCTGTTCTCGGTCGGCCTGTGCGTGGCCGCCATGGCGCCCGGCTCCAAGGCGGCCACGGCCATCGGCCTGTCGCTGCTGTTCCCCAGCCTCTTCTTCGGCGGGGCGCTGGTCCCCAAGGAGGACCTGCCCGAGACGGTGGGCACGATCGGCGACTACACCCCGCTCGGCGCCGCCCTCGAAGCCCTGCGCAACGCGTGGGACGGGGACATGCCCAGCGTCACCCAGCTGCTGGTCCTCGTGATCACGGCGCTGGTTGCGAGTACGGTGGCGGCGAAGTTCTTCCGCTGGGAGTAG
- a CDS encoding ABC transporter ATP-binding protein gives MPLIEVRNLRKEYPGHVAVADVSFDVEEGEIFGILGPNGAGKTTAVECIEGLRKRDGGQVSVMGLDPLHDVAELRQSIGVQLQQSELPPRLKVWEALELYSSFYRDPADWRELISDWGLAEKADASYESLSGGQQQRLSIALALVGKPKIAVFDELTTALDPHARRETWKLIEKVRSQNVTVLLVTHFMEEAERLCDRIAIIKGGRVVALDTPSGLVSRVSDEQVIRFIPSVPIEEELLMLLPDVTRMTRSGSQITVVGKGNVLYSVISVLARNQIVANELRLEQPSLDDAFVALTGSQPAS, from the coding sequence ATGCCGCTGATCGAAGTCAGGAATCTGCGGAAGGAATACCCCGGCCACGTGGCCGTGGCCGATGTGTCGTTCGATGTGGAAGAAGGAGAGATCTTCGGAATCCTCGGCCCGAACGGCGCCGGCAAGACCACCGCGGTCGAGTGCATCGAGGGACTCCGCAAGCGCGACGGCGGCCAGGTCAGTGTGATGGGCCTCGACCCGCTGCACGACGTGGCGGAGCTCCGTCAGAGCATCGGCGTCCAGCTCCAGCAGAGCGAACTGCCGCCGCGGCTGAAGGTCTGGGAGGCGCTGGAGCTGTACAGCTCCTTCTACCGTGACCCGGCCGACTGGCGTGAGCTCATCAGCGACTGGGGTCTGGCCGAGAAGGCCGACGCCTCCTACGAGTCGCTCTCGGGCGGCCAGCAGCAGCGGCTCTCCATCGCGCTGGCCCTGGTGGGCAAGCCGAAGATCGCGGTCTTCGACGAGCTGACCACGGCACTCGACCCGCATGCCCGCCGGGAGACCTGGAAGCTGATCGAGAAGGTGCGGTCCCAGAACGTCACCGTGCTGCTCGTCACGCACTTCATGGAGGAGGCCGAGCGCCTCTGCGACCGGATCGCCATCATCAAGGGCGGCCGTGTGGTGGCTCTCGACACCCCCTCCGGTCTGGTGTCGCGGGTCAGTGACGAGCAGGTCATCCGGTTCATCCCCTCGGTCCCGATCGAGGAGGAGCTGCTGATGCTGCTGCCCGACGTGACCCGTATGACGCGATCGGGATCCCAGATCACGGTGGTGGGGAAGGGGAACGTTCTCTACTCGGTGATCTCGGTGCTCGCCCGCAACCAGATCGTGGCCAACGAGCTCCGTCTGGAGCAGCCGAGCCTCGATGACGCATTCGTCGCCCTGACCGGCTCCCAGCCGGCCAGCTGA
- a CDS encoding thioesterase II family protein: MASPTTQESLWLRRYHPRQAAEVTLVCLPHAGGAASFWFPFSELLPPEVEVLAVQYPGRQDRRLDPRIENVQEMARGVFDALGERARERPLALFGHSMGASVGFELIRLLEGELDVVPAVFFASGRPAPSVHRSIGVHLRDDAGIVEELRRISGTDGRVLDDPELLQLALPAIRSDYKAAETYEYRPGPPLRCDIIGLTGDADPRVEPDEVATWRDHTTGSFAFHVLPGDHFYLGGRKREVVDVVVDALRASGALSGPLPGGALTPPALRPDDTRSPFGDRKAV, translated from the coding sequence ATGGCATCACCCACGACACAGGAGAGTCTGTGGCTGCGCAGATACCACCCGCGCCAGGCGGCCGAGGTCACCCTCGTGTGCCTGCCGCACGCGGGGGGTGCCGCGAGCTTCTGGTTCCCCTTCTCCGAGCTCCTGCCGCCCGAGGTGGAGGTGCTCGCGGTGCAGTACCCGGGCCGCCAGGACCGGCGGCTCGACCCCCGGATCGAGAATGTCCAGGAGATGGCGCGCGGCGTCTTCGACGCCCTCGGGGAACGGGCGCGCGAGCGGCCGCTCGCCCTGTTCGGGCACAGCATGGGGGCGAGTGTCGGCTTCGAGCTGATCCGGCTCCTCGAAGGCGAACTGGACGTCGTCCCGGCGGTGTTCTTCGCCTCCGGGCGGCCGGCGCCGTCGGTGCACCGGAGCATCGGTGTGCATCTGCGGGACGACGCGGGGATCGTCGAGGAGCTGCGGCGGATCAGCGGTACCGACGGGCGTGTGCTGGACGATCCCGAGCTGCTCCAGCTCGCGCTGCCCGCCATCCGCAGCGACTACAAGGCGGCGGAGACGTACGAGTACCGGCCGGGCCCGCCGCTGCGCTGCGACATCATCGGGCTGACGGGGGACGCAGATCCCCGGGTCGAGCCGGACGAGGTGGCCACCTGGCGCGACCACACCACGGGCTCGTTCGCCTTCCACGTCCTGCCCGGCGACCACTTCTATCTCGGCGGCCGCAAGCGGGAGGTGGTCGACGTCGTCGTGGATGCGCTGCGCGCGTCGGGCGCCCTCTCGGGTCCGCTTCCCGGCGGCGCCCTCACGCCGCCGGCTCTCCGTCCCGATGACACCAGGTCGCCCTTCGGCGACAGAAAGGCCGTGTGA
- a CDS encoding activator-dependent family glycosyltransferase has product MRVLFATVSEKSHLYTMVPLAWALSAAGHEVHVASNPALADGIRSTGLTAVSVGTDHNLHEMLAANRDSLENPLSDWSNPVPEAHTWEEVLMKFKVSVTFAYQTYNDGMMHELIDYARHWQPDLVVWDSACYAGPVAARIVGAAHTRLLWCTDIYAAMRDVFLRRSGEQPPERREDPMADWLGGILSRYGSDFDEEVVVGQWSTDQVPTSQQLPLGLNRLPMRYLPYNGPSLIPDWLREPPAKPRVVLCSGISARAALGGTFMPVDEIIGTLGEMDVEVVAALGEEEAGQISRIPDNTRVVDFVPLHAVLPGASALIHHGGFGSWGTAMVNAVPQFIPTIRYADWWNKANGLQEYGAGIAVHATELTPDVLRESVRRLVEDESYRKAADRLRLENLENPTPARLVPEIERLTAEYRRR; this is encoded by the coding sequence ATGCGCGTCCTGTTCGCCACCGTTTCCGAGAAGTCCCACCTGTACACGATGGTGCCGCTGGCGTGGGCGCTGTCCGCCGCCGGGCACGAGGTGCACGTCGCGAGCAACCCGGCGCTCGCCGACGGGATCCGCTCCACGGGTCTGACCGCCGTGTCGGTGGGCACCGACCACAATCTGCACGAGATGCTCGCGGCCAACCGCGACTCCCTGGAGAACCCTCTGTCGGACTGGAGCAACCCGGTCCCGGAGGCGCACACCTGGGAGGAGGTCCTGATGAAGTTCAAGGTGAGCGTCACGTTCGCCTATCAGACCTACAACGACGGCATGATGCACGAGCTGATCGACTACGCGCGGCACTGGCAGCCGGATCTGGTCGTCTGGGACTCGGCGTGCTACGCAGGCCCGGTGGCCGCGAGGATCGTGGGCGCGGCGCACACCCGGCTGCTGTGGTGCACCGACATCTACGCGGCGATGCGCGACGTCTTCCTGCGGCGCAGCGGGGAGCAGCCGCCGGAGCGGCGCGAGGACCCGATGGCCGACTGGCTCGGCGGCATCCTGTCCCGCTACGGCTCCGACTTCGACGAGGAGGTCGTGGTCGGGCAGTGGAGCACCGATCAGGTGCCCACCAGCCAGCAGCTGCCGCTGGGGCTGAACCGGCTGCCGATGCGGTACCTGCCGTACAACGGCCCGTCGCTGATCCCGGACTGGCTGCGGGAGCCGCCCGCGAAGCCGCGGGTGGTGCTGTGTTCGGGCATCTCCGCGCGGGCCGCGCTCGGTGGGACGTTCATGCCCGTCGACGAGATCATCGGCACCCTCGGCGAGATGGACGTCGAGGTGGTCGCCGCGCTCGGCGAGGAGGAGGCCGGGCAGATATCGCGGATCCCGGACAACACCCGGGTCGTCGACTTCGTGCCGCTGCACGCGGTGCTGCCCGGCGCCTCGGCCCTCATCCACCACGGCGGATTCGGTTCGTGGGGCACCGCGATGGTGAACGCCGTGCCGCAGTTCATCCCTACCATCCGGTACGCGGACTGGTGGAACAAGGCGAACGGGCTCCAGGAGTACGGCGCGGGCATCGCGGTGCACGCCACCGAGCTGACGCCCGACGTGCTGCGGGAGAGCGTGCGCCGGCTCGTCGAGGACGAGTCGTACCGCAAGGCCGCCGACCGGCTGCGTCTGGAGAACCTGGAGAACCCGACGCCGGCCCGGCTGGTGCCCGAGATCGAGCGGCTCACCGCCGAGTACCGGCGGCGCTGA